One window from the genome of Cryptomeria japonica chromosome 6, Sugi_1.0, whole genome shotgun sequence encodes:
- the LOC131038975 gene encoding uncharacterized protein LOC131038975: MESFQGAKYVRLRSHHDKYLCAGEDQNIVNQTRDGADRSATWQVEFIEGQSKIRLKSCYNRYLTATEMPFLLGWTGKKVLQTVPSRLDSSVEWEPVQDGNSHIFLKTKYGTYLRVNGFTKPWKDRVTHDVPRRTITQYWVFWEVEVTEIDMISPSVSLAESGPSPSTSPPSRPSPTSQDDSGNGRGSGRVIYYAVGDDNGNIKEGYEWPYFIFKGNDMYSLTVKLEEQAGLQDIIVCAHHPFTGKLFPVALELPPNNVPMHLVLLQPSSKGLRRAD; this comes from the exons ATGGAGTCTTTTCAGGGGGCAAAGTATGTGAGACTTCGAAGCCACCATGACAAATATCTTTGTGCGGGAGAGGATCAAAACATTGTAAATCAAACCAGAGATGGAGCAGACAGAAGTGCAACATGGCAAGTTGAATTCATTGAAGGGCAGTCTAAAATTAGATTGAAGAGCTGTTATAACCGTTACTTGACAGCAACAGAGATGCCATTTCTGTTGGGATGGACAGGAAAGAAGGTTTTACAGACTGTGCCCTCAAGGCTAGATTCCTCTGTTGAATGGGAACCAGTCCAGGATGGGAATTctcatatttttcttaaaacaaaaTATGGGACTTATCTGCGCGTAAATGGGTTCACTAAACCTTGGAAGGACAGAGTAACCCATGACGTTCCACGCAGAACAATTACACAGTATTGGGTTTTCTGGGAGGTTGAAGTAACAGAAATTGACATGATCTCTCCGAGTGTTTCTCTAGCAGAG TCAGGCCCATCTCCATCAACATCACCACCCAGTAGGCCGAGTCCAACCAGTCAGGATGACAGTGGAAATGGAAGAGGGAGTGGACGAGTTATCTATTATGCAGTAGGTGATGATAATGGAAACATAAAAGAGGGGTATGAATGGCCTTATTTCATCTTCAAGGGAAATGACATGTACAGCTTGACAGTAAAGCTGGAAGAACAAGCTGGGCTTCAAGACATCATTGTTTGTGCACATCATCCTTTCACAGGAAAATTGTTTCCAGTGGCTTTGGAGCTTCCTCCCAACAACGTACCAATGCATTTGGTGCTGCTTCAACCATCATCCAAGG GACTACGGAGAGCAGATTGA